One Nostoc sp. UHCC 0302 DNA window includes the following coding sequences:
- the argB gene encoding acetylglutamate kinase gives MTVNDSEYIRQDEATRVRVLSEALPYIQQFAGRTVVVKYGGAAMKDSALKDKVIRDIVFLSCVGLRPIVVHGGGPEINSWLDKLGIEPQFKNGLRVTDAATMDVVEMVLVGRVNKEIVALINQAGGLAVGLCGKDGNLFTARPQGQEGIGFVGEVSNVNIKILDTLASNGYIPVVSSVAADETGQAYNINADTVAGEIAAALGAEKLILLTDTSGILKDYKDQSTLIPKVDIREARDLIANGIVSGGMIPKVNCCVRSLAQGVRAAHIIDGRIPHALLLEIFTDVGIGTMILGSQFTY, from the coding sequence ATGACGGTCAACGATTCTGAATACATCAGGCAAGATGAAGCCACTCGTGTGCGTGTACTAAGCGAAGCACTACCTTATATTCAGCAATTCGCCGGTCGCACTGTTGTTGTCAAATATGGTGGCGCAGCAATGAAAGATAGCGCACTCAAAGACAAAGTGATCCGCGACATTGTATTCTTATCCTGCGTAGGTTTGCGTCCAATTGTAGTCCACGGGGGTGGCCCAGAAATTAACAGTTGGTTAGATAAGCTGGGCATCGAACCACAATTTAAAAATGGTCTGCGAGTCACTGATGCCGCCACAATGGATGTGGTGGAAATGGTTTTAGTTGGTCGAGTTAACAAAGAAATTGTCGCGCTAATTAACCAAGCTGGTGGATTGGCTGTAGGACTTTGCGGTAAAGACGGTAATCTATTTACAGCTCGTCCCCAAGGTCAAGAAGGCATCGGCTTTGTCGGGGAAGTCAGCAATGTGAATATTAAAATTTTAGACACCCTTGCTAGCAATGGTTATATTCCGGTAGTGTCCAGCGTCGCCGCAGACGAAACGGGACAAGCTTACAACATTAACGCTGATACTGTAGCTGGAGAAATTGCCGCAGCACTGGGGGCAGAAAAGTTAATTTTACTGACCGACACCAGTGGAATTTTAAAAGATTACAAAGACCAATCTACCTTGATTCCAAAAGTAGATATTCGCGAAGCCCGCGATTTAATTGCTAATGGCATAGTTAGTGGCGGGATGATTCCCAAAGTCAATTGTTGTGTGCGATCGCTTGCTCAAGGAGTGCGTGCTGCACACATCATTGATGGACGCATTCCTCACGCCCTACTCCTAGAAATCTTTACTGATGTTGGGATCGGTACAATGATTCTCGGTTCACAGTTCACTTATTAA
- a CDS encoding tetratricopeptide repeat protein — translation MTVESIEIARGYYQTGKAAFESGKYREAVENLEKASALLTRNSRLGGETELWLVTAYEAAGRTDEAIALCERLKRHPHLETAKQARRLHYILKAPKLQRPSEWMTQIPDLGALSDNDLKIRAAGKSTKSSQPKKPAEPEFIDLSQVNTKDNRFIWVALMGIGLTVLYLVWLNFSGTSV, via the coding sequence GTGACTGTAGAAAGTATAGAAATTGCCAGAGGTTACTACCAGACAGGGAAAGCCGCCTTTGAAAGTGGAAAATACCGCGAAGCTGTAGAGAATTTGGAAAAGGCAAGTGCCTTATTAACTCGTAATTCTCGGCTTGGGGGTGAAACAGAGCTTTGGTTGGTGACAGCTTATGAAGCTGCTGGACGCACGGATGAGGCGATCGCCCTGTGTGAAAGACTCAAACGCCACCCTCACTTAGAAACTGCCAAACAAGCGCGGCGGTTGCATTACATCTTAAAAGCGCCGAAGTTGCAAAGGCCCAGCGAGTGGATGACTCAAATCCCCGATTTGGGCGCACTATCTGACAATGATCTCAAAATTCGTGCAGCTGGAAAATCTACCAAATCTTCTCAGCCAAAGAAACCTGCTGAGCCAGAATTTATTGATCTCAGCCAGGTCAATACTAAAGATAATCGCTTTATCTGGGTGGCGCTAATGGGTATTGGTTTAACGGTTTTGTACTTGGTTTGGTTGAATTTTTCAGGAACGTCTGTTTGA
- a CDS encoding DUF3153 domain-containing protein, which yields MNSSTLGKMFVWLIRPFSFVLAKWELLTRFTTRKGINRFFSRENLLSSTSVKKGRGKNQKPILWLVLLTSLLLTGCVEYDAGVNFNNSNSGELVQHIKLGERLTSFSGDYVYEWLNSIERRARKLEGKIRRVSKEEIIVTVPFTSGTELQEKFNDFFNSRTNQPTESQQNEADSQLPKIESNLLLEQNNFLVLVRNRLIYDLDLRSLSLIASKGNVLANAGSILDLEFSLKTPWGAKNIQLTETAIQPEKNGKQLVWKLQPGELNHIEAVFWLPSPLGIGTLLIILFVWGGFYLRYTFMPDPRIQFSPKAPATEQS from the coding sequence ATGAATTCCTCTACTCTAGGAAAGATGTTCGTATGGTTAATTAGACCATTTAGTTTTGTGTTAGCAAAATGGGAATTGCTTACAAGATTTACCACTAGGAAAGGAATTAATCGCTTCTTTTCTAGAGAAAACCTGCTTTCCTCTACATCTGTAAAAAAAGGAAGAGGGAAAAATCAAAAGCCTATTTTGTGGCTAGTGCTATTAACATCTCTGCTACTGACTGGATGTGTTGAGTACGATGCTGGGGTTAATTTTAACAACTCAAATAGTGGCGAACTGGTACAGCATATTAAATTAGGAGAACGGCTAACCAGTTTTAGCGGCGATTACGTGTATGAATGGTTAAACAGCATAGAGCGCCGCGCTCGCAAACTAGAAGGGAAAATTCGGCGGGTCTCCAAAGAAGAAATTATTGTGACAGTTCCTTTCACCAGTGGTACGGAATTGCAAGAAAAGTTCAACGATTTTTTTAATTCCCGTACGAATCAACCAACAGAATCTCAGCAGAACGAAGCAGATTCACAACTGCCGAAAATTGAGTCTAATTTACTCTTAGAGCAGAATAATTTTTTAGTTTTAGTACGGAATCGATTAATTTATGATTTGGATTTGCGATCGCTCTCGCTAATTGCTAGCAAAGGTAACGTCTTAGCAAATGCTGGTTCAATTCTCGACTTGGAATTCAGCTTAAAAACTCCTTGGGGAGCTAAGAATATTCAATTAACTGAAACTGCTATTCAACCAGAAAAGAATGGCAAACAGCTGGTGTGGAAACTCCAACCAGGAGAGCTAAACCATATAGAAGCTGTTTTCTGGCTTCCCAGTCCCCTCGGCATTGGTACATTATTAATTATCCTGTTTGTCTGGGGAGGATTTTATCTCAGATACACTTTCATGCCAGACCCCAGGATTCAGTTTTCTCCCAAAGCACCAGCCACAGAACAGTCCTGA
- the pdxH gene encoding pyridoxamine 5'-phosphate oxidase: MDKTIADLRKDYTLQGLSKTEIDPNPFIQFKKWFDQALAAQLPEPNAMTIATATPDGKPSARMVLLKDFDQRGFVFFTNYNSHKGQELAKNPHAALVFWWAELERQVRISGTVEKVSENESDGYFDSRPANSRLGAWVSNQSEVIASRELLEQRLQEFQSKYENQEIPRPPHWGGLRVIPTQIEFWQGRSSRLHDRLLYTRLDDSSWKIERLSP; the protein is encoded by the coding sequence ATGGATAAAACTATAGCCGACCTTCGCAAAGACTACACTTTGCAAGGTTTAAGTAAAACTGAAATTGACCCTAATCCTTTTATACAGTTTAAAAAATGGTTCGATCAAGCGCTAGCAGCCCAACTTCCTGAACCCAATGCCATGACTATAGCCACTGCCACACCAGACGGTAAGCCCTCAGCAAGAATGGTGCTACTGAAAGATTTTGATCAACGTGGTTTTGTATTTTTTACCAATTACAACAGCCACAAAGGGCAAGAACTAGCAAAAAATCCCCATGCAGCTTTGGTTTTCTGGTGGGCAGAATTGGAGCGCCAAGTCCGGATTTCTGGGACTGTGGAAAAGGTTTCTGAAAACGAGTCTGATGGTTATTTTGATAGCCGTCCAGCCAACAGTCGTTTAGGTGCGTGGGTATCAAATCAAAGTGAGGTAATCGCCAGCCGAGAGTTATTAGAGCAACGTTTGCAAGAATTTCAGAGCAAATATGAAAATCAGGAGATCCCTCGACCGCCTCATTGGGGCGGCTTACGAGTGATACCCACACAAATCGAGTTTTGGCAAGGTCGCTCCAGCCGACTGCACGATCGCTTACTTTATACTCGTTTAGATGACAGTAGTTGGAAGATTGAGCGATTGTCACCTTAA